A window of the Streptomyces griseochromogenes genome harbors these coding sequences:
- a CDS encoding PTS transporter subunit EIIC produces MSTATASTAAPAKKRGSGLLQGLQKVGRSLQLPIAVLPAAGILMRLGQPDVQAKLHLPTDVAKVFAGAGGVLFDSSFGLPLLFCIGVAIGFAKKADGSTALAAVVAFLTYYAVIHQFPIKDGHEGATYTPVAPFGGFWQKGHEAAQAATFQNPGVLGGIILGLLTAVLWQRYHRKKLVDWLGFFNGRRLVPIITAAVGSVLGVLVILGWQPIGDVITNFGEWMTGLGSFGAALFGLINRALIPIGMHQFVNSVAWFQIGDYTNSAGTVFHGDLPRFFAGDPHAGMFMTGFFPIMMFGLPAAALAIAHSARPERRKAVLGMMTSLALTSFVTGVTEPIEFSFMFIAPILYAIHAVLTALSMAVTWALGMHMGFSFSAGLTDVFINWGISTKPWLLFPVGLVFAAVYYFLFRFAITKFNLPTPGREPEEEIEDLTKA; encoded by the coding sequence ATGAGCACCGCCACCGCGTCAACGGCGGCCCCCGCGAAGAAGCGGGGATCCGGGCTGCTTCAGGGCCTGCAGAAGGTCGGCCGCAGCCTCCAGCTTCCCATCGCCGTGCTCCCGGCGGCGGGCATCCTGATGCGCCTCGGCCAGCCCGACGTACAGGCCAAGCTGCACCTTCCCACGGACGTCGCGAAGGTCTTCGCCGGCGCCGGCGGTGTGCTGTTCGACAGCTCCTTCGGCCTGCCCCTGCTGTTCTGCATAGGCGTGGCGATCGGCTTCGCGAAGAAGGCCGACGGCTCGACGGCGCTGGCCGCCGTGGTTGCCTTCCTCACCTACTACGCGGTGATCCACCAGTTCCCGATCAAGGACGGGCACGAGGGCGCCACCTACACCCCGGTCGCCCCCTTCGGAGGATTCTGGCAGAAGGGCCACGAGGCGGCACAGGCGGCCACCTTCCAGAACCCCGGCGTGCTCGGCGGCATCATCCTCGGCCTGCTGACCGCCGTGCTGTGGCAGCGCTACCACCGCAAGAAGCTCGTCGACTGGCTCGGCTTCTTCAACGGCCGGCGCCTGGTGCCGATCATCACCGCCGCCGTCGGCTCGGTCCTCGGTGTCCTGGTGATCCTCGGCTGGCAGCCCATCGGTGACGTGATCACCAACTTCGGCGAGTGGATGACGGGTCTCGGCTCCTTCGGCGCGGCCTTGTTCGGCCTGATCAACCGCGCGCTGATCCCGATCGGCATGCACCAGTTCGTCAACTCCGTGGCGTGGTTCCAGATCGGTGACTACACGAACTCCGCCGGCACGGTCTTCCACGGCGACCTGCCGCGCTTCTTCGCGGGCGACCCGCACGCGGGTATGTTCATGACCGGCTTCTTCCCGATCATGATGTTCGGTCTGCCGGCGGCGGCCCTGGCCATCGCGCACTCCGCCCGCCCCGAGCGCCGCAAGGCCGTGCTGGGCATGATGACCTCGCTGGCCCTGACCTCGTTCGTCACCGGTGTGACCGAGCCGATCGAGTTCTCGTTCATGTTCATCGCGCCGATCCTGTACGCCATCCACGCGGTGCTGACCGCGCTGTCCATGGCCGTCACCTGGGCGCTGGGCATGCACATGGGCTTCAGCTTCTCGGCCGGCCTGACCGACGTGTTCATCAACTGGGGCATCTCCACCAAGCCCTGGCTGCTGTTCCCCGTGGGCCTGGTCTTCGCGGCGGTCTACTACTTCCTCTTCCGCTTCGCGATCACCAAGTTCAACCTCCCCACCCCGGGCCGCGAGCCCGAGGAGGAGATCGAGGACCTCACCAAGGCGTGA
- a CDS encoding ABC transporter permease, whose amino-acid sequence MWVRSTMAYRASFVMTTFGNFAATFFDFVTIMLMFSRVDALGGYSLPEVAFLYGLSGVSFGLADLVIGSMERLGRRVRDGTLDTLLVRPAPVLAQVAADRFALRRLGRVTQGLLVLGWSLTRVEIDWTAARLLLMPVMVASGFGIFCAVFVAGAAFQFLAQDASEVQNAFTYGGTTLLQYPPTVFAKELVRGVTFVLPLAFVNWLPATYVLGRPYPLGLPGWVAFASPLVAVACCALAGLAWRAGLRSYRSTGS is encoded by the coding sequence ATGTGGGTGCGGTCCACGATGGCTTATCGGGCGTCCTTCGTGATGACCACGTTCGGGAACTTCGCGGCGACCTTCTTCGACTTCGTCACGATCATGCTGATGTTCTCGCGGGTGGACGCGCTCGGTGGCTATTCGCTGCCGGAGGTGGCGTTCCTGTACGGGCTGTCCGGCGTGTCCTTCGGGCTGGCCGATCTGGTGATCGGGTCGATGGAGCGGCTGGGGCGGCGGGTGCGGGACGGCACGCTGGACACGCTGCTGGTGCGGCCGGCGCCGGTGCTGGCGCAGGTGGCGGCCGACCGGTTCGCGCTGAGGCGGCTGGGCCGGGTGACGCAGGGGCTGCTGGTGCTGGGCTGGTCGCTGACCCGTGTCGAGATCGACTGGACGGCGGCGCGGCTGCTGCTGATGCCGGTGATGGTGGCGAGCGGGTTCGGGATCTTCTGCGCGGTGTTCGTGGCGGGGGCGGCGTTCCAGTTCCTCGCGCAGGACGCCTCGGAGGTGCAGAACGCGTTCACGTACGGCGGTACGACCTTGTTGCAGTATCCGCCGACGGTGTTCGCGAAGGAGCTGGTGCGCGGGGTGACGTTCGTGCTGCCGCTGGCCTTCGTGAACTGGCTGCCGGCGACCTACGTGCTGGGCCGGCCGTATCCGCTGGGTCTGCCGGGCTGGGTCGCGTTCGCGTCGCCGCTGGTGGCGGTGGCGTGCTGTGCGCTGGCCGGGCTGGCGTGGCGGGCGGGACTTCGTTCGTATCGGAGCACAGGGAGCTAG
- a CDS encoding type II toxin-antitoxin system PemK/MazF family toxin, which yields MDTSWWLALAAVVLLALVATLVDGWGRARRPGGRRLRPPGRLGGRDRARAARPHPGDIWWANVPYEEHTESNGAARSASHRAVAGDGRGKDRPCLVLAVRGDRATVAKITSRYHDERAGVIPLPPGAVGDAHGRPSFLQTDELREVPVGDFRRRVGVVDPVLWDQVRHLAN from the coding sequence ATGGACACGTCCTGGTGGCTGGCGCTCGCGGCGGTGGTGCTGCTCGCGCTGGTCGCCACGCTCGTCGACGGCTGGGGCCGGGCCCGCCGCCCCGGCGGGCGCCGGCTGCGGCCGCCGGGGCGCCTCGGCGGCCGGGACCGGGCCCGCGCGGCACGTCCGCACCCGGGGGACATCTGGTGGGCGAACGTGCCCTACGAGGAGCACACGGAGTCGAATGGGGCCGCGCGCAGCGCGTCGCACAGGGCGGTGGCGGGAGACGGGCGGGGGAAGGACCGGCCCTGTCTGGTGCTGGCCGTACGCGGCGACCGGGCCACGGTCGCGAAGATCACCAGCAGGTACCACGACGAGCGCGCCGGGGTGATCCCGCTGCCGCCCGGGGCGGTCGGTGATGCCCACGGGCGGCCCAGCTTCCTGCAGACCGACGAGCTGCGCGAGGTGCCTGTCGGCGACTTCCGGCGACGGGTGGGTGTGGTCGACCCTGTCTTGTGGGATCAGGTGAGACATCTCGCGAACTAG
- a CDS encoding PTS transporter subunit EIIC, whose amino-acid sequence MSADSTVSPALARWHKFFQGLQKMGRSLQLPIAVLPAAGILNRLGQPDVFGANGLGWTDVSKVMAGAGSALLDGALGLPLLFCVGVAIGMAKKSDGSTALAALAGFLVYYGVLHQFPKDCAGGTKAVPGVGCIAPDATATAFAYQNPGVFGGIVMGLLAAFFWARYHRTKLVDWLGFFNGRRLVPIIMAFVAIVFAALSLWVWPPIGDALESFSHWLSDLGAWGAGVFGVANRALLVVGLHQFLNVPIWFQFGSYTKPDGTVVHGDINMFLAGDPNAGQFTSGFFPIMMFALPAAALAMTHCARPHRRKEIGGLMLSVALTSFVTGITEPIEYSFLFVAPLLYAVHALLTGASMAATWGLGVHDGFSFSAGLIDYVINWNLATKPWAIIPIGLCFAAVYYVVFRFAITKFDLKTPGREPEEEVEDVTKL is encoded by the coding sequence ATGAGCGCCGACAGCACGGTCAGCCCCGCGCTCGCCCGCTGGCACAAGTTCTTCCAGGGCCTGCAGAAGATGGGCCGCAGCCTCCAGTTGCCGATCGCGGTGCTGCCGGCGGCGGGCATCCTCAACCGGCTCGGACAGCCGGACGTCTTCGGCGCGAACGGCCTGGGCTGGACCGATGTCTCCAAGGTCATGGCGGGCGCGGGCAGCGCCCTCCTGGACGGCGCCCTCGGGCTCCCCCTTCTCTTCTGTGTCGGCGTCGCCATCGGCATGGCCAAGAAGTCCGACGGCTCCACCGCCCTCGCCGCCCTCGCCGGCTTCCTCGTCTACTACGGCGTCCTGCACCAGTTCCCCAAGGACTGCGCCGGCGGCACGAAGGCCGTGCCCGGCGTCGGATGCATCGCCCCGGACGCGACGGCCACCGCGTTCGCGTACCAGAACCCCGGCGTGTTCGGCGGCATCGTCATGGGGCTGCTCGCCGCCTTCTTCTGGGCCCGCTACCACCGCACGAAGCTCGTCGACTGGCTCGGCTTCTTCAACGGCCGCCGGCTCGTGCCGATCATCATGGCCTTCGTGGCGATCGTCTTCGCCGCGCTGTCCCTGTGGGTCTGGCCGCCCATCGGGGACGCGCTGGAGAGCTTCAGCCACTGGCTCAGCGACCTCGGCGCCTGGGGGGCGGGCGTCTTCGGCGTGGCGAACAGGGCGCTGCTGGTGGTCGGGCTGCACCAGTTCCTCAACGTGCCCATCTGGTTCCAGTTCGGCAGCTACACCAAGCCGGACGGCACGGTGGTGCACGGCGACATCAACATGTTCCTGGCGGGCGACCCGAACGCCGGCCAGTTCACCTCGGGCTTCTTCCCGATCATGATGTTCGCGCTCCCGGCGGCCGCGCTGGCGATGACCCACTGCGCGAGGCCGCACCGCCGCAAGGAGATCGGCGGGCTGATGCTCTCCGTGGCGCTGACCTCGTTCGTCACCGGCATCACCGAACCGATCGAGTACTCCTTCCTCTTCGTCGCTCCCCTGCTGTACGCGGTCCACGCGCTGCTCACCGGCGCCTCGATGGCGGCGACGTGGGGGCTCGGGGTGCACGACGGCTTCAGCTTCTCGGCGGGCCTGATCGACTACGTCATCAACTGGAACCTGGCGACGAAGCCGTGGGCGATCATCCCGATCGGCCTGTGCTTCGCGGCTGTCTACTACGTGGTCTTCCGCTTCGCGATCACGAAGTTCGACCTGAAGACGCCGGGCCGGGAGCCGGAGGAGGAGGTCGAGGACGTAACCAAGTTGTGA
- a CDS encoding MBL fold metallo-hydrolase, giving the protein MKLTVVGCSGSFPSAESACSSYLVEADGFRLLLDMGNGALGELQRHCGLYDLDAIFLSHLHADHCIDMLAYFVARYYRHEGGRCAPIPVYGPEGTEHRLTTAYADTPSASSMSEVFDFHTVKPSTFEIGPFTVHTERMRHPVEAYAIRIEHGGRSLTYSGDTGVSEALDELARDTDLYLCEAAFTYGREDIPDLHLNGREAGESAARAGARLLVLTHIPPWTDPQVNLADAREVFDGPVELAAPRATYEI; this is encoded by the coding sequence ATGAAGCTCACCGTCGTCGGCTGCTCGGGGTCGTTCCCATCCGCGGAATCGGCCTGCTCGAGCTACCTCGTCGAGGCCGACGGCTTCCGGCTGCTGCTCGACATGGGCAATGGCGCCCTCGGAGAGTTGCAGCGCCACTGCGGTCTCTACGACCTCGACGCGATCTTCCTGAGCCATCTGCACGCCGATCACTGCATCGACATGCTCGCGTACTTCGTCGCGCGCTACTACCGCCACGAGGGCGGCCGCTGCGCACCGATCCCGGTCTACGGCCCCGAGGGCACCGAACACCGCCTGACCACGGCCTACGCCGACACCCCCTCCGCCTCCTCGATGAGCGAGGTCTTCGACTTCCACACGGTCAAGCCGTCCACGTTCGAGATCGGCCCGTTCACGGTGCACACCGAGCGGATGCGCCACCCCGTGGAGGCGTACGCCATCCGGATCGAGCACGGCGGACGGTCGCTCACGTACTCCGGCGACACGGGCGTCAGCGAGGCGCTGGACGAGCTGGCCCGGGACACGGATCTGTACCTGTGCGAGGCCGCCTTCACGTACGGCCGGGAAGACATCCCCGACCTGCACCTCAACGGCCGTGAGGCGGGCGAGTCGGCGGCCCGCGCGGGCGCCCGCCTCCTGGTCCTCACCCACATCCCGCCGTGGACCGACCCGCAGGTCAACCTGGCCGACGCACGCGAGGTGTTCGACGGACCGGTGGAGCTGGCGGCGCCACGGGCGACGTACGAGATCTGA
- a CDS encoding transglycosylase domain-containing protein, with translation MAGAGAAAAAGRATPGTAPTDRTTSGTGSTSRANPGTGSTPSGTGSTGRATPGAAPTNRTPEAGPADAPAALAASGGDGGGGKGGKKPKRPKRTGWRRLIPTWRMVLGTFVIGVLLIVGLFFLGYSLVKIPPANALATKQSNVYLYADGSQLARDGKINRESVSLAQISKDAQHAVLAAEDRDFYTESAVDPKAMLRAGWNTATGKGKQSGSTITQQYVKNYYLAQEQTITRKAKEFFISIKLDQNKSKDQILEGYLNTSYFGRNAYGIQAAAQAYYGRDATDLDPARAAYLAALVNAPSEYDVVAHPENKSAALARWNYVLDGMVKKGWLSEAKRTGMKFPMPKEQTVSTGLSGQRGYLVEAVKHYLTTNNIIDPDKLALGGYRITTTFQKDKQNAFVKAVNDRLMSKLDKKNNKVDNNVRAGGASVDPKTGKVVAMYGGIDYVKQYTNGATRGDFQVGSTFKPFVFTSAVQNGSTTQDGQTVSPNTYYDGTNKRPVQGWSGGPYAPENEDSKSYGDITVRKATDLSVNTVYAQMAVDVGPAKVKQTAVDLGIPSDTKDLQPYPSIALGTATASVLDMAEAYATLANHGRHGTYTMIEKITKEGTEQVKLPDEPVKQAVSREAADTTTSVLQSVVDNGTATAAQEAGRPAAGKTGTAEEDTAAWFAGYTPELATVVSVMGQDPVTAGHKPLYGALGLPRINGGGAPTEIWAQFTRNALKGKPVSDFDLELQQGADVQAPPSQAPSTPGTTGTQDNGGTTGTPTDGGKPTHGTTGGDTTGTPTNGGTTGGTPTTNGGATTDGGGTTTTGGGTPGGTDGGGTTTGGGAPGGTDGGGTTTDGGTDVGTTDGGVTAGQPQ, from the coding sequence ATGGCGGGTGCGGGTGCCGCTGCCGCTGCCGGCCGCGCCACCCCGGGCACGGCCCCCACCGACCGCACCACTTCGGGCACCGGCTCCACCAGCCGCGCCAACCCCGGCACCGGCTCCACCCCTTCGGGCACCGGTTCCACCGGCCGCGCCACCCCGGGCGCCGCCCCCACCAACCGCACCCCCGAAGCCGGCCCCGCCGACGCACCCGCCGCCCTCGCGGCCAGCGGCGGCGACGGAGGCGGAGGCAAGGGCGGCAAGAAGCCCAAGCGGCCCAAGCGGACCGGCTGGCGCCGGCTCATCCCCACCTGGCGCATGGTGCTCGGCACCTTCGTGATCGGCGTCCTGCTGATCGTCGGCCTCTTCTTCCTCGGCTACTCGCTCGTGAAGATCCCGCCGGCCAACGCCCTCGCCACCAAGCAGAGCAACGTCTACCTCTACGCCGACGGCTCCCAGCTCGCCCGCGACGGCAAGATCAACCGCGAGAGCGTCAGCCTCGCCCAGATCTCCAAGGACGCCCAGCACGCCGTCCTGGCCGCCGAGGACCGCGACTTCTACACCGAGTCCGCCGTCGACCCCAAGGCCATGCTCCGCGCCGGCTGGAACACCGCCACCGGCAAGGGCAAGCAGTCCGGCTCCACCATCACCCAGCAGTACGTGAAGAACTACTACCTGGCCCAGGAACAGACGATCACCCGCAAGGCCAAGGAATTCTTCATCTCGATCAAGCTGGACCAGAACAAGTCGAAGGACCAGATCCTCGAGGGCTACCTCAACACCAGCTACTTCGGCCGCAACGCCTACGGCATCCAGGCCGCGGCCCAGGCCTACTACGGCAGGGACGCCACCGACCTCGACCCGGCCCGCGCCGCCTACCTCGCCGCCCTCGTCAACGCCCCGAGCGAGTACGACGTCGTCGCCCACCCCGAGAACAAGTCCGCGGCCCTCGCCCGCTGGAACTACGTCCTGGACGGCATGGTCAAGAAGGGCTGGCTCAGCGAGGCCAAGCGCACCGGCATGAAGTTCCCCATGCCGAAGGAACAGACCGTCTCCACCGGCCTGTCCGGCCAGCGCGGCTACCTCGTCGAGGCGGTCAAGCACTACCTGACCACCAACAACATCATCGACCCCGACAAGCTGGCCCTGGGCGGCTACCGCATCACCACGACCTTCCAGAAGGACAAGCAGAACGCCTTCGTCAAGGCCGTGAACGACCGGCTGATGTCCAAGCTGGACAAGAAGAACAACAAGGTCGACAACAACGTCCGCGCCGGCGGAGCCTCCGTCGACCCCAAGACCGGCAAGGTCGTCGCCATGTACGGCGGCATCGACTACGTGAAGCAGTACACCAACGGTGCCACCCGCGGTGACTTCCAGGTCGGCTCCACCTTCAAGCCGTTCGTCTTCACCTCCGCGGTCCAGAACGGCTCGACCACCCAGGACGGCCAGACCGTCAGCCCCAACACCTACTACGACGGCACCAACAAGCGCCCCGTACAAGGCTGGAGCGGCGGCCCCTACGCCCCCGAGAACGAGGACTCCAAGTCCTACGGCGACATCACCGTCCGCAAGGCCACCGACCTGTCGGTCAACACCGTGTACGCCCAGATGGCCGTCGACGTCGGCCCCGCCAAGGTCAAGCAGACCGCCGTCGACCTCGGCATCCCCTCCGACACCAAGGACCTCCAGCCCTACCCGTCCATCGCCCTCGGCACCGCCACCGCCAGCGTCCTCGACATGGCCGAGGCGTACGCGACCCTCGCCAACCACGGCAGGCACGGCACGTACACGATGATCGAGAAGATCACCAAGGAGGGCACCGAACAGGTCAAGCTGCCCGACGAGCCGGTCAAGCAGGCCGTCAGCCGCGAGGCCGCCGACACCACCACCTCCGTCCTGCAGAGCGTGGTCGACAACGGCACCGCCACCGCGGCACAGGAGGCCGGCCGCCCCGCCGCGGGCAAGACCGGCACCGCCGAGGAGGACACCGCGGCCTGGTTCGCCGGCTACACCCCCGAACTCGCCACCGTCGTCTCCGTCATGGGCCAGGACCCGGTCACCGCCGGCCACAAACCGCTCTACGGCGCACTGGGCCTGCCCCGCATCAACGGCGGCGGCGCACCCACCGAGATCTGGGCCCAGTTCACCCGCAACGCACTCAAGGGCAAGCCGGTCTCCGACTTCGACCTAGAACTCCAGCAGGGCGCCGACGTCCAGGCTCCCCCCTCGCAGGCCCCGTCCACACCCGGCACCACCGGAACCCAGGACAACGGCGGCACCACCGGCACCCCCACGGACGGCGGCAAGCCGACCCACGGCACGACCGGCGGTGACACCACCGGCACCCCCACCAACGGCGGCACGACCGGCGGTACCCCCACGACGAACGGCGGTGCGACCACCGACGGCGGCGGCACCACCACCACGGGCGGCGGCACACCCGGTGGTACCGACGGCGGTGGCACGACCACCGGCGGCGGCGCACCAGGCGGTACCGACGGGGGCGGCACGACCACCGACGGCGGAACCGACGTCGGCACCACGGACGGCGGCGTCACAGCGGGCCAACCACAGTGA
- a CDS encoding DUF1707 SHOCT-like domain-containing protein has protein sequence MSDDAVPELRASDADRERVAEVLRDALAEGRLDMGEFEERLEAAYKARTYAELAPITRDLPASGAVAPPPVSFAKEPVDGGGWANRIVGGGESPQIALAVMSGFERKGRWKVHKRFNCLAFWGGGELDLREADFAAREVEINCVAIMGGVQVIVPPGVEVVVRGIGIMGGFEHPKGDERPDPGAPRVVIGGFAFWGGVGVARKITRAEQQRLKEQRRQEKLERKERRRLKGW, from the coding sequence ATGAGCGACGACGCAGTCCCGGAACTCCGCGCATCCGACGCCGACCGCGAACGGGTCGCCGAGGTGCTGCGGGACGCCCTTGCCGAGGGACGCCTGGACATGGGGGAGTTCGAGGAGCGGCTGGAGGCGGCGTACAAGGCGCGTACGTACGCCGAGCTGGCGCCGATCACCCGTGATCTGCCCGCGTCCGGGGCGGTGGCGCCCCCTCCCGTGTCCTTCGCCAAGGAGCCGGTGGACGGCGGTGGTTGGGCGAACCGGATCGTCGGCGGCGGGGAGTCGCCGCAGATCGCGCTCGCGGTCATGTCCGGGTTCGAGCGCAAGGGCCGCTGGAAGGTGCACAAGCGGTTCAATTGCCTCGCCTTCTGGGGCGGTGGTGAGCTGGATCTACGCGAGGCGGACTTCGCGGCCCGCGAGGTCGAGATCAACTGTGTGGCGATCATGGGCGGGGTGCAGGTGATCGTGCCGCCGGGCGTCGAGGTCGTGGTGCGCGGGATCGGCATCATGGGCGGCTTCGAGCATCCCAAGGGCGACGAGCGGCCCGATCCGGGGGCGCCACGGGTGGTGATCGGCGGGTTCGCGTTCTGGGGCGGGGTCGGTGTGGCACGCAAGATCACGCGGGCCGAGCAGCAGCGGCTGAAGGAGCAGCGCCGGCAGGAGAAGCTGGAGCGCAAGGAGCGGCGCAGGCTGAAGGGGTGGTGA
- a CDS encoding glucose PTS transporter subunit EIIB, with product MASKAEKIVAGLGGIDNIEEIEGCITRLRTEVSDASLVDEAALKAAGAHGVVKMGTAIQVVIGTDADPIAAEIEDMM from the coding sequence ATGGCCAGCAAGGCTGAGAAGATCGTCGCCGGCCTCGGCGGTATCGACAACATCGAGGAGATCGAGGGCTGCATCACCCGGCTCCGCACCGAGGTGTCCGACGCCTCGCTGGTCGACGAGGCCGCCCTGAAGGCCGCCGGCGCCCACGGCGTCGTCAAGATGGGTACCGCCATCCAGGTCGTCATCGGCACCGACGCCGACCCGATCGCCGCGGAGATCGAAGACATGATGTGA
- a CDS encoding ABC transporter ATP-binding protein: MPDSDVMEPDGAFIALEKVEKVFEVRKKAGFLKRERRQVRAVDSISFTVARGEMVGYIGPNGAGKSTTIKMLTGILTPSAGRLRVAGIDPSRQRTRLAHRIGVVFGQRTTLWWDLPLIDSYRLAHRMYRIPDARFRENLDRCVELLELGDLLDVPVRQLSLGQRMRGDIAAALLHDPEVLYLDEPTIGLDVVSKAKVRGFLKELNAARGTTVLLTTHDLQDIEQLCSRVMVIDHGRLMYDGALAGLHEAGESERTLVVDLERELPPIEVPSCRVVRVEGPRQWLAFAAGQSAAPLVASIAAEYPLVDLSVREPDIEAVIAKMYAGKAVS; encoded by the coding sequence ATGCCGGACAGTGACGTCATGGAACCGGACGGTGCCTTCATCGCCCTGGAGAAGGTCGAGAAGGTCTTCGAGGTACGCAAGAAGGCCGGGTTCCTCAAACGGGAGCGGCGGCAGGTGCGGGCGGTGGACTCGATCTCGTTCACCGTGGCGCGCGGTGAGATGGTCGGCTACATCGGGCCGAACGGTGCCGGGAAGTCGACGACGATCAAGATGCTGACCGGCATCCTGACGCCGAGCGCGGGCCGGCTGCGGGTGGCGGGGATCGATCCCTCGCGGCAGCGGACGCGGCTGGCGCATCGCATCGGTGTGGTGTTCGGGCAGCGGACGACGCTGTGGTGGGACCTGCCGCTGATCGACTCCTACCGGCTGGCGCACCGCATGTACCGGATCCCGGACGCCCGGTTCCGGGAGAATCTGGACCGGTGTGTGGAACTCCTGGAGCTGGGCGATCTGTTGGACGTGCCGGTGCGGCAGCTGTCGCTGGGGCAGCGGATGCGCGGGGACATCGCGGCGGCGCTGCTGCACGATCCGGAGGTGCTGTACCTGGACGAGCCGACGATCGGTCTGGATGTGGTGTCCAAGGCGAAGGTGCGGGGTTTCCTGAAGGAGTTGAACGCCGCGCGCGGGACGACGGTGCTGCTGACGACGCACGATCTGCAGGACATCGAGCAGTTGTGCTCGCGGGTGATGGTGATCGACCACGGACGGCTGATGTACGACGGTGCGCTGGCGGGGCTGCACGAGGCCGGGGAGAGCGAGCGGACGCTGGTGGTGGATCTGGAGCGGGAGCTGCCGCCGATCGAGGTGCCGTCCTGCCGGGTGGTGCGGGTGGAAGGGCCGCGGCAGTGGCTGGCGTTCGCGGCGGGGCAGTCGGCGGCGCCGCTGGTGGCGTCGATCGCGGCCGAGTATCCGCTGGTGGATCTGTCGGTGCGGGAGCCGGACATCGAGGCCGTCATCGCGAAGATGTACGCCGGGAAGGCCGTCTCGTAG
- a CDS encoding ABC transporter permease produces the protein MGAGRLYVAVAAGGFRRYATYRAATAAGVFTNTAFGLILVYTYRALWDEKPHLGGYDQAQMLTYVWLGQALLSTLAIGGGGVEDELMERIRTGDVAIDLYRPADLQLWWLAADLGRAFFQLLGRGVIPFAFGALCFPVYLPRDAGTWAAFFIAVLLAMVVGFGIRFLVVLSTFWLLDGTGVSQMVWLLGFFCSGMLLPLNVFPGALGEIVRVLPWSSLLQAPADILLGHADPLGTYLFQAAWAAALLGVGRLVQSAATRRVVVQGG, from the coding sequence GTGGGCGCGGGACGGTTGTACGTGGCCGTCGCAGCGGGCGGATTCAGACGGTACGCGACGTATCGGGCGGCGACTGCGGCAGGGGTGTTCACCAACACGGCCTTCGGGCTGATTCTCGTGTACACGTATCGCGCGCTCTGGGACGAGAAACCACACCTCGGGGGGTACGACCAGGCGCAGATGCTGACGTATGTGTGGCTCGGTCAGGCGCTCTTGTCGACGCTCGCGATCGGGGGCGGCGGCGTCGAGGACGAGTTGATGGAACGCATCCGTACGGGGGACGTGGCGATCGACCTGTACCGGCCCGCCGATCTTCAGCTGTGGTGGCTCGCCGCCGATCTCGGCCGGGCCTTCTTCCAGCTGCTGGGGCGGGGGGTGATCCCGTTCGCCTTCGGCGCCCTGTGTTTTCCGGTGTACCTGCCCAGGGACGCGGGCACCTGGGCGGCCTTCTTCATCGCGGTGCTGCTGGCGATGGTGGTCGGCTTCGGGATCCGTTTCCTGGTGGTGCTGAGCACGTTCTGGCTGCTGGACGGCACGGGTGTGTCTCAGATGGTGTGGCTGCTCGGGTTCTTCTGCTCGGGGATGCTGCTGCCGCTGAACGTCTTCCCGGGCGCACTCGGCGAGATCGTACGGGTCCTGCCGTGGTCCTCGCTGCTGCAGGCGCCGGCGGACATTCTGCTGGGGCACGCGGATCCGCTGGGTACCTATCTGTTCCAGGCGGCGTGGGCGGCGGCGCTGCTGGGCGTGGGCCGGCTGGTGCAGTCGGCGGCGACGCGGCGGGTGGTGGTCCAAGGTGGGTGA
- the rph gene encoding ribonuclease PH has translation MSRIDGRTPEQLRPVTIERGWSKHAEGSVLVSFGDTKVFCTASVTEGVPRWRKGSGEGWVTAEYSMLPRATNTRGDRESVKGKIGGRTHEISRLIGRSLRAVIDYKALGENTIVLDCDVLQADGGTRTAAITGAYVALADAVAWAQGKKLVKAGRQPLTGTVSAVSVGIVGGVPLLDLCYEEDVRAETDMNVVCTGDGRFVEVQGTAEAQPFAREELNALLDLAVTGCTELTGIQQAALARTLEK, from the coding sequence ATGTCTCGAATCGACGGCCGCACCCCCGAACAGCTCCGCCCGGTCACCATCGAACGCGGCTGGAGCAAGCACGCCGAGGGCTCCGTCCTCGTCTCCTTCGGCGACACCAAGGTCTTCTGCACCGCCTCCGTCACCGAAGGAGTCCCGCGCTGGCGCAAGGGCAGCGGCGAGGGCTGGGTCACCGCGGAGTACTCCATGCTGCCCCGCGCCACGAACACCCGCGGCGACCGAGAGTCCGTCAAGGGCAAGATCGGCGGCCGTACCCACGAGATCTCCCGGCTCATCGGCCGCTCCCTGCGCGCCGTCATCGACTACAAGGCGCTCGGCGAGAACACCATCGTCCTCGACTGCGACGTCCTCCAGGCCGACGGCGGCACCCGCACCGCCGCCATCACCGGCGCCTACGTCGCCCTCGCCGACGCGGTCGCCTGGGCCCAGGGCAAGAAGCTGGTCAAGGCCGGCCGCCAGCCGCTGACCGGAACCGTCAGCGCGGTCTCGGTCGGCATCGTCGGCGGCGTCCCCCTCCTCGACCTCTGCTACGAGGAGGACGTGCGCGCGGAGACCGACATGAACGTGGTCTGCACCGGCGACGGCCGCTTCGTCGAGGTCCAGGGCACCGCCGAGGCCCAGCCCTTCGCCCGCGAGGAACTCAACGCCCTGCTCGACCTCGCCGTCACCGGCTGCACCGAGCTGACCGGGATTCAGCAGGCCGCGCTGGCCCGCACCCTCGAAAAGTAA